One window from the genome of Diospyros lotus cultivar Yz01 chromosome 11, ASM1463336v1, whole genome shotgun sequence encodes:
- the LOC127813763 gene encoding gamma-glutamylcyclotransferase 2-1-like, producing the protein MVFWVFGYGSLVWNPGFEYDEKVIGFIKDYRRVFDLACIDHRGTPERPARTCTLERSEGVICWGAAYCVRGGLQQEKAAMEFLEKRECEYDQKNFLDFYTEGDTMQPAITGVIVFTSTPDKESNKYYLGPAPLEDMARQIATASGPCGNNRDYLFKLEKAMYDIGHEDDMVIELANEVRKVLEIVPLKKKMVVPSHIPLKSHAQPLQLVVLPEAVAMDS; encoded by the exons ATGGTGTTCTGGGTTTTTGGATATGGTTCATTGGTTTGGAACCCTGGATTTGAGTATGATGAGAAAGTGATAGGCTTCATCAAGGATTACAGGCGTGTTTTTGATCTTG CGTGTATTGATCACAGAGGTACGCCTGAAAGGCCAGCAAGAACTTGCACCTTGGAAAGGAGTGAAGGAGTCATTTGT TGGGGAGCTGCTTATTGTGTACGAGGAGGCCTGCAACAGGAAAAGGCTGCAATGGAG TTCTTGGAGAAGAGAGAGTGCGAGTATGACCAGAAGAACTTTTTAGACTTCTACACG GAAGGCGACACCATGCAGCCTGCTATAACTGGAGTGATAGT ATTTACATCCACCCCAGACAAAGAATCTAATAAATACTACCTGGGGCCTGCTCCATTGGAAGACATGGCCAG ACAAATTGCAACTGCTTCTGGCCCTTGTGGGAACAACAGAGACTATCTTTTCAAGTTGGAGAAGGCCATGTATGATATTG GTCATGAAGACGATATGGTTATCGAGCTTGCTAATGAAGTGAGGAAGGTCCTTGAAATTGTACCCTTGAAAAAGAAGATGGTTGTGCCATCCCACATCCCGCTCAAGTCCCATGCCCAACCTCTTCAACTTGTTGTGCTGCCAGAAGCCGTCGCAATGGACTCCTAA